Proteins encoded together in one Passer domesticus isolate bPasDom1 chromosome 6, bPasDom1.hap1, whole genome shotgun sequence window:
- the GPX2 gene encoding glutathione peroxidase 2 isoform X2, protein MTVPIAKSFYDLSATSLQGEKVDFGVFRGRVVLIENVASLUGTTVRDYTQLNQLQARYPRRLVVLGFPCNQFGYQENGTNEEILNTLKHVRPGGGFEPNFTLFQKCQVNGSDTHPVFAYLKAHLPAPADEPAHLMAEPRFVVWSPVRRSDISWNFEKFLVGPEGEPFRRYSPRMPTAQLEPDIQRLLKLAK, encoded by the exons ATGACCGTCCCCATCGCCAAGTCCTTCTATGACCTGAGCGCCACCTCCTTGCAGGGGGAAAAGGTGGATTTTGGCGTTTTCCGGGGCCGCGTGGTCCTGATCGAGAACGTGGCTTCGCTCTGAGGCACCACGGTGCGGGATTACACCCAGCTCAACCAGCTCCAAGCCCGCTACCCCCGGCGGCTGGTCGTGCTGGGCTTCCCCTGTAACCAGTTTGGATACCAG GAGAACGGCACCAATGAGGAGATCCTCAACACCCTGAAGCACGTGCGGCCTGGGGGTGGCTTCGAGCCCAACTTCACCCTGTTCCAGAAGTGCCAGGTGAACGGGAGTGACACCCATCCCGTGTTCGCCTACCTCAAGGCTCACCTGCCCGCACCGGCCGACGAGCCTGCACACCTGATGGCCGAGCCCCGCTTTGTCGTCTGGAGCCCCGTGCGGCGCTCCGACATCTCCTGGAATTTTGAGAAGTTCCTGGTGGGGCCTGAGGGGGAACCGTTCCGGCGCTACAGCCCACGCATGCCCACGGCCCAGCTGGAGCCCGACATCCAGCGTCTCCTCAAGCTGGCCAAGTAA
- the GPX2 gene encoding glutathione peroxidase 2 isoform X1: MPCQAGSIPHPAGPRMSSRSAPCHELLRQGEKVDFGVFRGRVVLIENVASLUGTTVRDYTQLNQLQARYPRRLVVLGFPCNQFGYQENGTNEEILNTLKHVRPGGGFEPNFTLFQKCQVNGSDTHPVFAYLKAHLPAPADEPAHLMAEPRFVVWSPVRRSDISWNFEKFLVGPEGEPFRRYSPRMPTAQLEPDIQRLLKLAK, encoded by the exons ATGccgtgccaggctgggagcatCCCACATCCCGCAGGCCCTAGGATGAGCAGCCGCAGCGCGCCGTGCCATGAATTATTGAGGCAG GGGGAAAAGGTGGATTTTGGCGTTTTCCGGGGCCGCGTGGTCCTGATCGAGAACGTGGCTTCGCTCTGAGGCACCACGGTGCGGGATTACACCCAGCTCAACCAGCTCCAAGCCCGCTACCCCCGGCGGCTGGTCGTGCTGGGCTTCCCCTGTAACCAGTTTGGATACCAG GAGAACGGCACCAATGAGGAGATCCTCAACACCCTGAAGCACGTGCGGCCTGGGGGTGGCTTCGAGCCCAACTTCACCCTGTTCCAGAAGTGCCAGGTGAACGGGAGTGACACCCATCCCGTGTTCGCCTACCTCAAGGCTCACCTGCCCGCACCGGCCGACGAGCCTGCACACCTGATGGCCGAGCCCCGCTTTGTCGTCTGGAGCCCCGTGCGGCGCTCCGACATCTCCTGGAATTTTGAGAAGTTCCTGGTGGGGCCTGAGGGGGAACCGTTCCGGCGCTACAGCCCACGCATGCCCACGGCCCAGCTGGAGCCCGACATCCAGCGTCTCCTCAAGCTGGCCAAGTAA
- the RAB15 gene encoding ras-related protein Rab-15 isoform X3, whose translation MKTIEVDGIKVRIQIWDTAGQERYQTITKQYYRRAQGIFLVYDISSERSYQHIVKWASDVDEYAPDGVQKILIGNKADKEHKRQVPKEQGLQLAREYGMDFYETSACSNLNIKESFTRLTELVLQAHRKELDELRGLPRAPTLVRLEEDEQQPLGSEDTPKTCWC comes from the exons ATGAAGACCATCGAGGTGGATGGGATCAAGGTGCGGATACAGATCTG ggacacagccgGCCAGGAGCGGTACCAGACCATCACCAAGCAGTACTACCGGCGGGCACAG GGCATTTTCCTGGTGTACGACATCAGCAGCGAGCGCTCCTACCAGCACATCGTGAAGTGGGCCAGCGACGTGGATGAG TACGCACCCGATGGCGTCCAGAAAATCCTCATCGGGAACAAGGCGGACAAGGAGCACAAGAGGCAAGTGCCCAAAGAGCAAGGGCTGCAG ctggccAGGGAATACGGGATGGATTTCTACGAGACCAGTGCCTGCAGCAACCTCAACATCAAGGAG TCCTTCACACGGCTGAcggagctggtgctgcaggcGCACCGCAAGGAGCTGGACGAGCTGCGGGGGCTGCCCCGCGCCCCCACCCTGGTCCGGCTGGAGGAGGAcgagcagcagcccctggggagcGAGGACACCCCCAAAACCTGCTGGTGTTGA